The Allocatelliglobosispora scoriae genome contains a region encoding:
- a CDS encoding caspase, EACC1-associated type, with amino-acid sequence MGRYALLIATGEYQDPLFRRLRSPAQDVRGLARVLEDPTIGGFDQVVVLEDRPDWELRQAVDDILADRTRDDTVVVYFSCHGMKDRFGRLHFVTTNTVENRLPGTSLASAFVSERLEHSQAGGRLLLLDCCNSGAFARGMGISKSPPRRPLDGEILENRGYVCITACDAYEYAFEGPDMTLENPRNSLFTDALINGLLSGDADLDRDGWVEANELYLYTYGKVRETAEQTPSFFAAGIQGPFRVSRAPLKAQPPVSPFISDSFPQSYDDDLRGGGGLFLAGVSLSKTLAAYLPEIERRATQGIPVQVLLVDPTSAAADLTERRRGFPQAERKAAIRRTIKTLSELQERTGDTIKIRTTYHELRFGAVLANVGTPDAMAYVQYYPLGIRDHDRMRLVLRPDDGDLYELHQRQLYDLWAEAVPVGPPAGVPDPRNAPPQDDPADARGEASPDDAETTLEEQENWLAIVGSPDVRDFEGHLDRWPRGRHAAQCRAAIIDLS; translated from the coding sequence ATGGGACGCTACGCGCTACTCATCGCCACCGGCGAATACCAGGACCCGCTGTTCCGGCGGCTGCGATCGCCGGCTCAGGATGTTCGCGGGCTGGCCCGGGTGCTGGAGGACCCGACGATCGGCGGCTTCGACCAGGTCGTCGTACTGGAGGACCGGCCGGACTGGGAGCTGCGCCAGGCGGTCGACGACATCCTCGCCGACCGCACCCGCGATGACACGGTCGTCGTCTACTTCTCCTGCCACGGCATGAAGGACCGATTCGGGCGGCTTCACTTCGTCACGACCAACACGGTCGAGAACCGGCTCCCGGGCACATCGCTGGCGTCGGCCTTCGTCTCCGAACGCCTGGAGCACTCCCAGGCCGGCGGGCGCCTGCTGCTGCTGGACTGCTGCAACAGCGGCGCCTTCGCCAGGGGCATGGGGATTTCGAAGTCGCCGCCCCGCCGCCCCCTCGACGGGGAGATCCTGGAGAACCGGGGCTATGTGTGCATCACCGCGTGCGACGCCTACGAGTACGCGTTCGAGGGCCCCGACATGACCCTGGAGAACCCCCGGAACTCCCTCTTCACCGATGCCCTGATCAACGGTCTGCTCAGCGGCGACGCGGATCTCGACCGCGACGGCTGGGTGGAGGCGAACGAGCTCTACCTCTACACCTACGGCAAGGTACGCGAGACCGCCGAGCAGACGCCCTCGTTCTTCGCCGCCGGGATCCAGGGCCCGTTCCGGGTCTCCCGTGCCCCGCTGAAGGCCCAGCCGCCGGTCTCGCCGTTCATCTCCGACTCCTTCCCTCAGTCCTATGACGACGATCTGCGGGGCGGCGGCGGCCTCTTCCTCGCCGGGGTCTCGCTCTCCAAGACGCTCGCGGCCTACCTGCCGGAGATCGAGCGGCGGGCGACGCAGGGCATCCCCGTCCAGGTGCTGCTGGTGGATCCGACGAGCGCCGCCGCGGATCTGACCGAGCGCCGCCGCGGGTTTCCGCAGGCCGAGCGGAAGGCCGCGATCCGACGGACCATCAAAACCCTGTCCGAGCTGCAGGAGCGTACCGGCGACACCATCAAGATCCGGACGACCTACCACGAGCTCCGGTTCGGTGCCGTGCTGGCGAACGTCGGCACCCCGGACGCCATGGCCTACGTGCAGTACTACCCGCTCGGCATCCGGGACCACGATCGCATGCGGCTCGTGCTCCGGCCCGACGACGGCGACCTCTACGAGCTGCACCAGCGGCAGCTCTACGACCTGTGGGCGGAGGCCGTTCCGGTCGGGCCGCCCGCCGGGGTCCCAGACCCGCGGAACGCGCCGCCGCAGGACGACCCGGCCGACGCCCGCGGCGAAGCCTCGCCGGACGACGCGGAGACCACGCTGGAGGAGCAGGAGAATTGGCTGGCGATCGTCGGCTCCCCCGATGTCCGCGACTTCGAAGGCCACCTGGACCGGTGGCCCCGCGGTCGCCATGCGGCGCAGTGCCGAGCGGCGATCATCGACCTGAGTTAG
- a CDS encoding homocysteine S-methyltransferase family protein, producing MSDPLTKMLGSKRTLLADGATGTHIREIAKQEAIELPAAQELLNLERPELVRRHHRAYLQAGSEIVLTNSWAANRYALADEHVHLSPDEIYQVNRAAALLLKEEIAAAGPAVCAGSVGPTGWLVASPVEDGHPYHGHEISYADAVSAFADQIRGLVDGGVEVIWIETQIGPHEARAAIEASNLVGAAVGRVLPFVVSMVFNRHERTQEEYDLAHFADEFGRGADRPAAFGINCGHGPEVALELVARNPEFWQGAAPLLLKPNCGSPLHVGGRFQPKGLSPGQMGRYAQLASDYGVSIVGACCGSTPAHIEAMRDALQGYSPGPPLPASRIHADIERAQ from the coding sequence TGTTGGGGAGCAAGCGCACGCTGCTCGCCGACGGCGCGACCGGGACCCACATCCGGGAGATCGCCAAGCAGGAGGCGATCGAGCTACCTGCTGCGCAGGAACTGCTCAACCTCGAACGTCCCGAGCTCGTACGCCGCCACCACCGCGCCTACCTGCAGGCGGGCAGCGAGATCGTGCTGACCAACTCGTGGGCAGCCAACCGCTACGCGCTGGCCGACGAGCACGTGCATCTGAGCCCAGACGAGATCTACCAGGTCAACCGGGCCGCCGCACTGCTGCTCAAGGAGGAGATCGCCGCTGCCGGGCCGGCCGTCTGCGCGGGATCGGTGGGCCCTACCGGATGGCTCGTCGCGTCCCCCGTCGAGGACGGCCACCCCTATCACGGCCACGAGATCTCCTATGCCGACGCCGTGTCGGCCTTCGCCGACCAGATACGCGGACTGGTCGACGGCGGCGTGGAAGTGATCTGGATCGAGACCCAGATCGGTCCCCATGAGGCCCGCGCGGCGATCGAGGCGTCCAATCTGGTGGGTGCCGCTGTGGGGCGCGTGCTGCCCTTCGTGGTGTCGATGGTCTTCAACCGGCACGAGCGCACTCAGGAGGAGTACGACCTCGCCCACTTCGCCGACGAGTTCGGCCGGGGTGCGGACCGCCCGGCGGCCTTCGGGATCAACTGCGGCCACGGACCTGAGGTCGCCCTGGAACTCGTCGCCAGGAATCCGGAATTCTGGCAGGGTGCGGCCCCGCTGCTGCTCAAACCCAACTGCGGTTCCCCGCTCCACGTCGGTGGCCGCTTCCAGCCCAAGGGCCTTTCGCCGGGGCAGATGGGCCGTTACGCCCAGTTGGCATCGGACTACGGCGTGAGCATCGTTGGAGCGTGCTGTGGATCGACTCCGGCGCATATCGAGGCGATGCGTGACGCTCTTCAGGGCTATTCGCCAGGTCCTCCGCTACCAGCATCGAGAATCCACGCCGACATCGAGAGAGCGCAATGA
- a CDS encoding FAD-dependent oxidoreductase encodes MPHLITRRHLFKIGGATLIVTGSGALAVPALAAAVVDADLVVYGATSAGIVAAVQARRMGRTCVVLEPGTHLGGLTTGGLGMTDSGTPASIGGIAGEFYRRVHSKYAGTPVTPTSPARYTFEPHVARAVFDDLIAEAGVPVYFGMKLSGAAKAGNRITQLTADNGQVFRGPMFVDASYEGDLMALAGVGFTVGREANAAYGETINGVQLRSGHQFTLPVDPYVVPGNPGSGVLPGISPTPVAANGTADTRIQAYNYRMCLTQSAARVPFPQPAGYSAADYELLWRYIQAGYTGPFFTTHSVGGGKTDSNNNGAVSTDFIGANYTYPLSGYAARDSLAADHRRYQQGLMWFLANDPRLPAGIRTSTSSWGLAPDEFTATGNWPPQLYVREARRMVSAYVMTERDCRGTVKAADPVGLASYTMDSHNCQRVIVGGVVRNEGDVQIGVPGPYPISYRSIVPAEAQCANLFVPVCLAATHIAYGSIRMEPVFMILAQSAATAAVLATSAALPIQQLSHATLAARLRADGQLLQWPPTSTGEVIVDNNGAGVTRAGTWLRSTSIAGYWGADYEHDDNTAKGVNRLRFTPNLPAAGGYTAYLRWTAHANRAGNVPIDIVHSGGITTRTVDQRVSGGQWVSLGTFTFAAGTAGSVLIRTEGTDGYVIADAARFLPA; translated from the coding sequence ATGCCACACCTCATCACCCGCCGCCACCTGTTCAAGATCGGTGGCGCCACCCTCATCGTCACCGGGTCCGGCGCACTGGCCGTTCCCGCGCTCGCCGCCGCGGTCGTCGACGCCGACCTGGTCGTCTACGGCGCCACCTCGGCCGGGATCGTCGCCGCCGTCCAGGCTCGCCGGATGGGCCGCACCTGCGTCGTCCTGGAGCCCGGCACCCACCTCGGCGGTCTCACCACCGGCGGCCTCGGCATGACCGACAGCGGTACCCCCGCATCGATCGGCGGCATCGCGGGCGAGTTCTATCGCCGGGTCCACTCCAAGTACGCGGGCACGCCCGTCACGCCGACCTCCCCCGCCCGCTACACCTTCGAACCGCACGTCGCCCGGGCCGTCTTCGACGACCTGATCGCCGAGGCCGGCGTACCCGTCTATTTTGGAATGAAGCTCAGCGGGGCCGCCAAGGCCGGGAACCGGATCACGCAGCTGACGGCCGACAACGGCCAGGTGTTCCGCGGGCCGATGTTCGTCGACGCCAGTTATGAGGGCGACCTGATGGCGCTGGCCGGGGTCGGGTTCACCGTCGGGCGGGAGGCGAACGCGGCCTACGGCGAGACGATCAACGGGGTCCAGCTGCGCAGCGGGCACCAGTTCACGCTGCCCGTCGACCCCTACGTCGTGCCCGGCAACCCGGGCTCCGGGGTCCTGCCCGGGATCTCGCCGACGCCGGTCGCCGCGAACGGCACCGCCGACACCCGCATCCAGGCCTACAACTACCGGATGTGCCTCACCCAGTCGGCGGCCCGGGTCCCGTTCCCGCAGCCCGCGGGCTACAGCGCCGCCGACTACGAACTGCTGTGGCGCTACATCCAGGCGGGTTACACGGGGCCGTTCTTCACCACCCACTCCGTGGGCGGCGGCAAGACCGACTCCAACAACAACGGCGCCGTCAGCACCGACTTCATCGGCGCCAACTACACCTACCCCCTTTCCGGGTACGCCGCCCGCGACTCCCTCGCCGCCGACCACCGGCGCTACCAGCAGGGACTGATGTGGTTCCTCGCCAACGACCCCCGACTGCCGGCCGGAATCCGCACCTCGACGAGCTCGTGGGGCCTGGCGCCGGACGAGTTCACCGCCACCGGCAACTGGCCGCCGCAGCTCTACGTACGCGAGGCCCGCCGGATGGTCTCCGCCTATGTCATGACCGAACGGGACTGCCGGGGCACGGTGAAGGCGGCCGACCCGGTGGGGCTGGCGAGTTACACCATGGACTCGCACAACTGCCAGCGGGTGATCGTCGGCGGAGTCGTCCGCAACGAGGGCGACGTGCAGATCGGGGTACCCGGGCCCTACCCGATCAGCTACCGGTCGATCGTGCCGGCCGAGGCGCAGTGCGCCAACCTGTTCGTGCCGGTCTGCCTCGCCGCGACCCACATCGCCTACGGCTCGATCCGGATGGAACCGGTCTTCATGATCCTGGCCCAGTCGGCGGCGACCGCGGCCGTGCTCGCCACCAGCGCGGCCCTACCGATTCAGCAGCTCAGCCATGCCACGCTCGCCGCCCGGCTGCGCGCCGACGGACAGCTGCTGCAGTGGCCGCCGACCTCCACCGGCGAGGTGATCGTCGACAACAACGGTGCCGGGGTGACCCGGGCCGGGACCTGGCTGCGCAGCACGTCGATCGCCGGTTACTGGGGTGCGGACTACGAGCATGACGACAACACGGCGAAGGGGGTCAACCGGCTGCGGTTCACACCGAACCTGCCCGCCGCGGGAGGCTATACGGCCTACCTGCGCTGGACGGCGCACGCCAATCGGGCCGGCAACGTGCCGATCGACATCGTGCACAGCGGTGGCATCACGACCCGGACCGTCGACCAGCGCGTCTCGGGCGGGCAATGGGTTTCGTTGGGCACCTTCACCTTCGCGGCGGGCACCGCCGGCAGCGTGCTCATCCGCACCGAGGGGACCGACGGCTACGTCATCGCCGACGCGGCACGTTTTCTGCCCGCATAG